In Romboutsia lituseburensis, a genomic segment contains:
- the galT gene encoding UDP-glucose--hexose-1-phosphate uridylyltransferase, with amino-acid sequence MNIYSEFERLINYGIKKRLFEKEDIIYIRNSLIELFRLDEYIIENIEDENLENPTEILDNLLNYAFENKILESNSPIYRDLLDTKIMNLLMPRPSEVIKEFNKKYQEDKVSATNYLYDLSKACDYVRTQRIAQNTTWKVDTEYGEIDITINLSKPEKDPKAIAAAKNMKQSVYPKCLLCKENVGYAGRLNHPARQNLRVIPFKLKDEEWNLQYSPYSYYNEHCIVFSSKHVPMSINKNTFDRNLEFVEKFPHYFIGSNADLPIVGGSILTHDHYQGGRYEFSMAKADDIYRFCINKYEDIKISIIKWPLSVVRISGENRENISKLADQILTHWRNYSDENVGIHSHTNDIPHNTITPIARNKDGKFELDLVLRNNRCDENYPDGIFHPHKELHHIKKENIGLIEVLGLAVLPSRLKEELTVIRTCLLDESKISLISKNEKLKIHLDWFNSLKEKYIYFNENNVDKILENEVGNIFKKVLEHCGVFKWDKEGLDAINRYVIDLKGYVEGRKRANI; translated from the coding sequence ATGAATATATACAGTGAATTTGAGAGGCTTATAAACTATGGAATAAAAAAAAGATTGTTTGAAAAAGAAGATATTATATATATAAGAAACTCTTTAATTGAGTTATTTAGACTTGATGAATATATAATAGAAAATATAGAAGATGAAAATTTAGAAAATCCAACTGAAATTCTAGATAATTTATTGAACTATGCTTTTGAAAATAAAATACTGGAATCTAATTCTCCTATATATAGAGATTTGTTGGATACTAAAATCATGAACTTACTTATGCCTAGACCATCAGAGGTCATAAAGGAGTTTAATAAAAAATATCAAGAGGATAAAGTAAGTGCTACAAATTATTTATATGATTTAAGCAAGGCATGTGATTATGTTAGAACTCAAAGAATAGCTCAAAATACAACATGGAAAGTTGACACTGAGTATGGTGAAATTGATATAACTATAAACTTATCAAAGCCAGAAAAAGACCCAAAGGCTATAGCAGCTGCAAAAAACATGAAACAATCAGTATATCCAAAGTGTTTATTATGCAAAGAAAATGTAGGATATGCAGGTAGACTAAATCATCCAGCAAGACAAAACTTAAGAGTAATACCATTTAAGTTAAAAGATGAAGAATGGAATCTTCAATATTCTCCATATTCTTATTATAATGAGCATTGTATAGTATTTTCTAGCAAGCATGTACCTATGAGTATAAATAAAAATACTTTTGATCGGAATTTAGAATTTGTAGAAAAATTTCCACATTATTTTATAGGATCAAATGCCGACCTACCAATAGTGGGAGGATCTATACTTACTCATGACCATTATCAAGGTGGAAGATATGAATTTTCAATGGCAAAAGCAGATGATATTTATAGGTTTTGTATAAATAAATATGAAGATATAAAAATATCTATAATAAAATGGCCATTATCTGTAGTTAGAATAAGTGGAGAAAATAGAGAAAATATCAGTAAATTAGCAGATCAAATATTGACTCATTGGAGAAATTATTCAGATGAAAATGTAGGAATACATTCCCATACAAATGATATACCTCATAATACAATAACACCAATAGCTAGAAATAAAGATGGAAAATTTGAACTGGACTTAGTTCTTAGAAATAATAGATGTGATGAAAACTATCCAGATGGAATATTCCATCCTCATAAGGAACTTCATCATATAAAAAAAGAAAATATAGGCCTTATAGAAGTACTGGGTCTAGCAGTATTACCCTCTAGATTAAAAGAAGAATTAACTGTAATAAGAACATGTTTATTAGATGAAAGTAAAATAAGTTTAATAAGTAAAAATGAAAAACTAAAAATACATTTAGATTGGTTTAATAGTTTAAAAGAAAAATATATTTATTTTAATGAAAATAATGTTGATAAAATACTTGAAAATGAAGTCGGAAATATATTTAAAAAGGTATTAGAACATTGTGGAGTATTTAAGTGGGATAAAGAAGGACTAGATGCTATAAATAGATATGTTATAGATTTAAAAGGATATGTTGAAGGACGTAAAAGAGCAAATATATAA
- a CDS encoding beta-galactosidase: protein MYLGVDYYPEQWNECMTDNDLENIIELGANVIRIGEFAWHMMESIEGNYDFSYFDNIIKKAKDKRLKVIFGTPTATIPAWLAKKHPDVLSEFENNKKRVFGGRRQYCFNSKTYIEYSKKIITKLATHYKDEKNIIAWQIDNEFGHEGSDVCYCSNCEKEFRAYLKKVYNNDIKKLNETWGTIFWSQAYNEFDEIPLPTKTITTHNPSLRIEWERFRSLSIEKYAKLQVDTLKETIGVDVVVIHDFSGGYFDKSFDFSKVAKHIDVVAYNNYPVWGGQANPIPPHEIACGLDFMRGAKKKNFWITEAIMGAQGHDVIGYLPRPGQAKMWSYQAIARGCNSLMYFRYRGATKGAEQYCYGILDQDNIKRRKFYEVKSFFHEMKSNEVIINSKIDAKIALIYDFESMASFRIQRQSVLMDYKNEVYRLHRPFYENNLVIDVIPSYSEFSEYEILLVPVMIVHKKEVQERMRTFASQGKTVVISFRNGVKDYYNNLELGKFNPINFTDFIGGYVEEIEAFQENQSIELIGLNEFETMKGTATVFRDLIKTTTAKTLFRYNEEFFEELSAITLNEYEGGKVYYIGSGVDENIMDNLANKILKEANIETLKSPKGVEVVKRQVNDSERYFIMNHTSKTQMLQNTKLNPYEAKVVETL from the coding sequence ATGTATTTAGGGGTGGATTATTATCCGGAACAGTGGAATGAATGTATGACAGATAATGATTTAGAAAACATAATAGAATTAGGAGCCAACGTAATAAGAATAGGGGAATTTGCTTGGCATATGATGGAGAGTATAGAGGGAAATTATGATTTTTCATACTTTGATAATATTATAAAAAAGGCAAAAGATAAAAGATTAAAAGTAATATTTGGCACACCAACAGCTACAATACCTGCATGGCTAGCTAAAAAACACCCTGATGTTCTATCTGAATTTGAGAATAATAAAAAAAGAGTATTTGGAGGAAGAAGACAGTATTGCTTTAATAGTAAAACCTATATAGAATACTCTAAAAAAATAATAACAAAGCTTGCAACTCATTATAAAGATGAAAAAAATATTATTGCATGGCAAATTGATAATGAATTTGGCCATGAAGGTAGTGATGTTTGCTATTGTAGCAATTGTGAAAAAGAATTTAGAGCGTACTTAAAAAAAGTCTACAACAATGATATAAAGAAATTAAATGAAACTTGGGGAACAATTTTTTGGTCTCAAGCTTATAATGAATTTGATGAGATACCTTTACCAACAAAAACTATAACAACTCATAATCCTAGTCTTAGGATAGAATGGGAAAGATTCAGATCTTTAAGCATTGAAAAGTATGCAAAACTTCAAGTTGATACATTAAAAGAAACAATTGGAGTAGATGTAGTTGTAATTCATGATTTTTCTGGTGGTTATTTTGATAAGAGTTTTGATTTTTCAAAAGTAGCAAAACATATAGATGTAGTAGCATATAATAATTATCCTGTATGGGGAGGACAAGCAAATCCTATACCACCACATGAAATCGCTTGTGGGCTAGATTTTATGAGAGGTGCAAAAAAGAAAAATTTTTGGATAACAGAAGCTATAATGGGGGCTCAAGGTCATGATGTTATAGGATATCTTCCAAGACCAGGTCAAGCTAAGATGTGGTCTTATCAGGCAATAGCTCGTGGATGTAATTCTTTAATGTATTTTAGATATAGAGGTGCTACTAAAGGAGCTGAACAGTATTGCTATGGAATACTAGACCAAGATAACATAAAAAGAAGGAAGTTTTATGAAGTAAAAAGTTTTTTTCATGAGATGAAATCAAATGAAGTAATTATAAATTCTAAAATAGATGCTAAGATAGCTTTAATTTATGATTTTGAATCAATGGCTTCCTTTAGAATACAAAGGCAAAGTGTTTTAATGGATTATAAAAATGAAGTATACAGGCTACATAGACCTTTTTATGAAAATAATTTAGTTATAGATGTAATTCCATCATATTCAGAATTTAGTGAATATGAAATTTTACTAGTGCCTGTTATGATTGTGCATAAAAAAGAAGTTCAAGAACGTATGAGAACTTTTGCTAGTCAAGGAAAAACTGTTGTAATAAGCTTTAGGAATGGAGTTAAAGACTATTATAATAATTTAGAGTTAGGTAAGTTTAATCCAATTAACTTTACTGATTTTATAGGAGGATATGTTGAGGAAATAGAGGCATTCCAAGAAAATCAAAGTATAGAGCTCATTGGATTAAATGAGTTTGAAACTATGAAAGGAACAGCAACAGTATTTAGAGACTTAATAAAAACAACAACAGCAAAAACTTTATTTAGATATAATGAAGAATTTTTTGAAGAATTAAGTGCGATAACTTTAAATGAATATGAAGGTGGGAAAGTTTACTACATAGGTAGTGGTGTAGATGAAAATATAATGGATAATTTAGCAAATAAAATATTAAAAGAAGCTAATATTGAAACTTTAAAATCTCCAAAAGGTGTAGAAGTAGTTAAAAGGCAAGTAAATGATAGTGAAAGATATTTTATTATGAATCATACTTCGAAAACTCAAATGCTACAAAATACAAAATTAAATCCATATGAAGCTAAAGTTGTTGAAACCCTATAA
- the hydG gene encoding [FeFe] hydrogenase H-cluster radical SAM maturase HydG, which translates to MFINHNHIYAILEKTKCPSNNEIKSVLEKAKKRDGLSYEDIAVLLQAEDEKDLNEIYSLAGEIKKDIYGKRIVVFAPLYVSDYCVNNCVYCGYKRDNKFLRRKLTMEEVAQEVKILEQMGHKRLALELGEDPVNTTIDYVLECLDTIYKTQNANGEIRRVNVNIAATTVENYKLLNKKGIGTYILFQETYHQPTYEQMHPKSIKGDYNYHLTSFDRAMEAGIDDVGAGVLFGLSDPRFEVLSLMMHNNHLEEKYGVGFHTISVPRLQEASGVNLESYPYLLDDKMFKKIVAILRIALPFTGLILSTRETPAMRKELLKYGVSQISAGSSTGVGGYKEREEGRDIKQFKTNDERSPIEILKELLDDGYIPSYCTACYRKGRTGDRFMQLAKSGNIKYVCEPNAIMTLQEFTLDYGDKELYEKAQQIINSEVENIQREDIKNYTKESLEKMQFGKRDFYI; encoded by the coding sequence ATGTTTATAAACCACAATCATATATATGCAATTTTAGAAAAAACAAAATGTCCATCAAATAATGAAATTAAAAGTGTACTTGAAAAAGCTAAAAAAAGAGACGGACTATCTTATGAAGACATAGCAGTATTACTTCAAGCAGAAGATGAAAAAGATTTAAATGAGATATACTCATTAGCTGGAGAAATAAAAAAAGATATTTATGGAAAAAGAATAGTTGTATTTGCACCTCTTTATGTAAGTGACTATTGTGTAAATAACTGTGTTTATTGCGGATATAAAAGAGACAATAAATTCCTAAGAAGAAAACTTACAATGGAAGAAGTTGCACAAGAAGTAAAAATTCTTGAACAAATGGGGCATAAAAGGTTAGCACTAGAACTTGGAGAGGACCCAGTTAATACCACTATAGACTATGTTTTAGAATGCCTAGATACTATATATAAGACTCAAAATGCAAATGGAGAAATAAGAAGAGTAAATGTAAATATAGCAGCTACAACTGTAGAAAATTATAAACTGTTAAACAAAAAAGGTATAGGTACATATATACTATTCCAAGAAACTTATCATCAACCTACTTATGAACAAATGCATCCAAAATCAATAAAAGGTGACTACAATTATCATTTAACATCTTTTGATAGAGCTATGGAAGCTGGGATAGATGATGTTGGAGCTGGAGTTTTATTTGGACTTTCAGACCCTAGATTTGAAGTATTGAGTTTAATGATGCACAACAACCATTTAGAAGAAAAATATGGAGTTGGATTCCACACTATATCAGTACCAAGACTTCAAGAAGCAAGTGGTGTTAATTTAGAAAGCTATCCATACTTATTAGATGATAAAATGTTTAAAAAAATAGTAGCTATACTTAGAATAGCCCTACCTTTTACAGGACTTATACTATCAACTAGAGAAACACCAGCTATGAGAAAGGAACTATTAAAATATGGAGTAAGTCAAATATCTGCTGGTTCTTCAACTGGAGTTGGAGGGTATAAGGAAAGAGAAGAAGGTAGAGATATTAAACAATTTAAAACAAATGATGAAAGAAGTCCAATTGAAATATTAAAAGAGCTATTAGACGATGGATATATACCTAGTTATTGTACAGCCTGCTATAGAAAAGGTAGAACTGGAGATAGATTTATGCAACTTGCAAAGTCAGGTAATATAAAATATGTTTGTGAGCCAAATGCTATAATGACATTACAAGAATTCACATTAGATTATGGAGATAAAGAATTATATGAAAAAGCACAGCAAATAATAAATTCTGAGGTTGAAAATATTCAAAGAGAAGATATTAAAAATTATACTAAAGAGAGTTTAGAAAAAATGCAATTTGGTAAAAGAGATTTTTATATATAG
- the hydE gene encoding [FeFe] hydrogenase H-cluster radical SAM maturase HydE, translating into MNVKDIINKLYEENSASKKELLYLLDNINEGEIDYLISKAHDTRMKYYSNKVYLRGLIELTSFCKKDCLYCGLRRSNKNAQRYRLDMDDVLECVRKGDKLGYKTFVLQGGEDAYYSDEIMIKIIKAIKREFPENAITLSLGERSYESYKNLFEAGADRYLLRHESASKELYESIHPGEPFEERFNCLSNLKEIGYQAGAGFMVGIPNQTNEDLVNDLIFVKKFEPAMCGIGPFIPHKDTPLKEYNHGSLEKTVICLAIVRLLLPKVLLPATTALSSIDKNGRNAGLKAGGNVIMPNLSPMSVRKKYSLYNDKAYILDEDAEYRKLIEEKVKEAGFEVEVNRGDNIDFIK; encoded by the coding sequence ATGAATGTAAAAGATATAATTAATAAGTTGTATGAAGAAAATAGTGCTAGTAAAAAAGAGCTTCTTTACTTGTTAGATAATATAAATGAAGGAGAAATAGATTATTTAATAAGTAAAGCTCATGATACTAGAATGAAATATTACTCAAATAAAGTATATTTAAGAGGTCTGATAGAACTTACAAGTTTTTGTAAAAAAGATTGTCTTTATTGTGGTCTTAGACGTAGTAATAAAAATGCTCAAAGATATAGATTAGACATGGATGATGTTTTAGAGTGTGTAAGAAAAGGCGATAAATTAGGATATAAAACATTTGTACTTCAAGGTGGGGAAGATGCTTATTATAGTGATGAAATTATGATAAAAATTATTAAAGCTATAAAAAGAGAGTTTCCTGAAAATGCAATAACGCTATCTTTAGGTGAAAGGAGTTATGAATCTTATAAAAATTTATTTGAAGCAGGTGCGGATAGATATTTATTAAGACATGAAAGTGCATCGAAAGAACTTTACGAATCTATACATCCAGGCGAGCCCTTTGAAGAAAGATTTAATTGTTTAAGCAATTTAAAGGAGATAGGGTATCAAGCTGGAGCTGGATTTATGGTTGGTATACCAAATCAGACTAATGAAGATTTAGTAAATGATTTGATTTTTGTAAAAAAATTTGAACCTGCAATGTGTGGGATAGGACCTTTTATACCACATAAAGATACACCACTTAAGGAATATAACCATGGTAGTTTAGAAAAAACAGTTATTTGTTTAGCAATAGTTAGGCTACTACTACCTAAAGTACTACTACCAGCTACAACAGCGCTATCTAGTATTGATAAAAATGGAAGAAATGCAGGTCTAAAAGCAGGAGGAAATGTTATAATGCCTAATTTATCTCCCATGAGTGTTAGAAAAAAATACTCTTTATATAATGATAAGGCATATATACTTGATGAAGATGCAGAGTATAGAAAATTAATCGAAGAAAAAGTTAAAGAAGCTGGATTTGAAGTTGAAGTTAACAGAGGCGATAATATAGATTTTATAAAATAA
- a CDS encoding [FeFe] hydrogenase, group A translates to MKHLFTEKVVPVELDNPAIQIDYDKCIKCGLCKRTCDNEIAVANRFNLEETNDLAICIHCGQCAVVCPTQAITQVEDYQKVKEEIQNPKKIVIFNTAPAVRVALGEEFGYEVGSYVEDKMVESLRRLGGDYVFDITFGADMTIMEEANELIDRILNKSENLPQFTSCCPSWVKYVETFYPEFIPNLSTTKSPIGIQGAAIKTYFAKKENIDPSKIVNVTITPCTSKKYEIKRPEMNDSSRFNNIDGLRDNDYIITTKELAKWIKEENIDFESLNGSQFDNIMGLGSGAGIIFGNTGGVMEAAVRTAYNILTGQRPTKELLDFKPVRGLEGVKEAVLQIDEKVIKVAAVQTTKNAEALIEKLKSKEVSYHFIEVMTCKGGCIGGAGQPKQPKKRVTDEMRLKRIDGLYNKDAGIKIKCSHENPDVIKAYEEFFEKPLSHKSHELLHTEFESKYHMLGRVNKKVDKVNDESQDAI, encoded by the coding sequence ATGAAACATTTATTTACAGAAAAGGTTGTTCCTGTTGAACTAGATAATCCAGCAATTCAAATTGACTATGATAAATGTATAAAATGTGGATTGTGTAAAAGAACTTGTGATAATGAAATAGCAGTAGCGAATAGATTTAATTTAGAAGAAACAAATGATTTAGCTATATGTATACATTGTGGACAATGTGCGGTTGTATGTCCAACTCAAGCAATTACACAAGTTGAAGATTATCAAAAAGTTAAAGAAGAAATACAAAACCCTAAAAAGATAGTTATATTTAATACAGCACCAGCTGTAAGAGTTGCACTAGGTGAAGAATTTGGGTACGAAGTAGGATCATACGTTGAAGACAAAATGGTAGAATCTCTTAGAAGGCTAGGCGGAGATTATGTGTTTGACATAACATTTGGAGCGGATATGACGATAATGGAAGAAGCAAATGAACTAATAGATAGAATATTAAATAAAAGTGAAAATCTACCGCAGTTTACAAGTTGTTGTCCATCTTGGGTTAAATATGTCGAGACATTTTACCCTGAATTTATACCTAATTTATCAACAACAAAGAGTCCAATAGGTATACAAGGTGCGGCTATAAAAACTTACTTTGCTAAAAAAGAAAATATAGACCCATCCAAAATAGTTAATGTAACTATAACACCTTGTACATCAAAAAAATATGAAATAAAAAGACCTGAAATGAATGATTCTAGTAGGTTTAATAATATAGATGGTTTAAGAGATAATGATTACATAATAACAACAAAAGAATTAGCTAAATGGATAAAGGAAGAAAATATAGACTTTGAATCTCTAAATGGGAGTCAATTTGATAATATTATGGGATTAGGTAGTGGAGCAGGTATTATATTTGGTAATACAGGCGGTGTTATGGAAGCTGCTGTTAGAACGGCATACAACATATTAACTGGACAAAGACCAACGAAGGAATTGCTAGATTTTAAACCGGTTAGAGGGCTTGAAGGAGTTAAAGAAGCTGTATTACAAATAGATGAAAAAGTTATAAAAGTAGCCGCTGTTCAAACTACTAAAAATGCAGAAGCTTTAATAGAGAAATTAAAATCAAAAGAAGTAAGTTATCATTTTATAGAGGTTATGACTTGTAAGGGTGGATGTATAGGTGGAGCTGGACAACCTAAACAGCCTAAAAAAAGAGTTACAGATGAAATGAGATTAAAGCGTATTGATGGATTATATAATAAGGACGCCGGTATTAAAATTAAATGTAGTCATGAAAATCCAGATGTTATCAAGGCTTACGAAGAATTTTTTGAAAAACCCCTATCTCATAAATCTCATGAGCTTTTACATACAGAGTTTGAGTCAAAATATCATATGCTTGGAAGAGTTAATAAAAAAGTTGACAAAGTCAATGATGAAAGTCAAGATGCTATCTAA
- the hydF gene encoding [FeFe] hydrogenase H-cluster maturation GTPase HydF, producing MNSTPNGNRKHIGIYGNTNSGKSSLMNKILGQEVSLVSNVEGTTTDPVQKAMELIPFGPVLLIDTAGLEDKSQLGSIRIKKSYEYMKRLDFSIYVLDGKNPDLDTYKVWKKEANKYNLSHLLVINKVDELSKEEIKNLEGTFKNSIFISAKKNTNIEFLREILIKNLEKEEEEKPIVGDLLEYGAKVILVVPIDSEAPKGRIILPQVQVIRDCLDHGIKTYVVRDTELTQALDELKDIDLVITDSQAFKQVEEIIPEDLKLTSFSILFARQKGELKDFLDGARRLKSLKPGQKILICESCTHNVSHEDIGRVKIPKMLEKIAKGKLEFDFKVGYDFAQDLDSYDFVIHCGACMVNRKSVIQKIEKCKERNIPITNYGLVIAYFTNILEKSVEIFKVDNI from the coding sequence ATGAATAGTACTCCAAATGGAAATAGAAAGCATATAGGAATATATGGAAATACAAATAGTGGAAAGTCATCTTTAATGAATAAAATATTGGGGCAAGAAGTTTCATTAGTTTCAAATGTTGAAGGAACAACAACTGATCCAGTACAAAAAGCTATGGAATTAATTCCGTTTGGTCCAGTTCTTTTAATTGATACAGCAGGACTTGAAGACAAAAGTCAATTAGGTTCTATAAGAATTAAAAAAAGCTATGAGTATATGAAAAGATTAGATTTTTCTATATACGTATTAGATGGGAAAAATCCAGATTTGGATACTTATAAGGTATGGAAAAAAGAAGCTAACAAATATAATTTAAGTCATTTATTAGTGATAAATAAAGTAGATGAATTAAGTAAAGAAGAAATAAAAAATTTAGAAGGTACATTTAAAAATTCTATATTTATATCTGCTAAAAAAAATACTAATATAGAATTTTTAAGAGAAATATTGATAAAAAATTTAGAGAAAGAAGAAGAGGAGAAACCTATTGTAGGTGATTTATTAGAATATGGTGCAAAAGTAATATTAGTAGTTCCGATAGACTCAGAAGCTCCTAAGGGAAGGATAATACTTCCTCAGGTTCAGGTTATTAGAGATTGCCTAGATCATGGAATAAAAACATATGTAGTAAGAGATACAGAACTTACACAAGCCTTAGATGAATTAAAAGATATTGATCTAGTTATAACTGATTCTCAGGCATTTAAACAAGTAGAGGAAATAATACCAGAAGATTTAAAACTTACAAGCTTTTCTATATTATTTGCAAGACAAAAAGGAGAATTAAAAGATTTTTTAGATGGAGCTAGAAGACTAAAGAGTTTAAAACCAGGCCAAAAAATTCTTATTTGTGAAAGTTGTACTCATAATGTAAGTCATGAAGATATAGGCAGAGTTAAAATACCAAAGATGCTAGAGAAAATTGCTAAAGGAAAGCTAGAGTTTGACTTTAAAGTTGGTTATGATTTTGCACAAGATCTAGATTCTTATGATTTTGTAATACACTGTGGAGCTTGTATGGTAAATAGAAAAAGTGTAATTCAAAAGATTGAAAAGTGTAAAGAAAGGAATATACCTATAACTAACTATGGCTTAGTTATAGCATACTTTACTAATATATTAGAAAAAAGTGTTGAAATATTTAAAGTTGATAATATATAA
- the galE gene encoding UDP-glucose 4-epimerase GalE, with protein sequence MILVCGGAGYIGSHAVRQLIDNSEEVIIVDNLETGHKGAIHPKAKFYNVDIRDEKELDIVFKENKIDEVIHFAANSLVGESMTNPLKYYNNNVHGTEVLLNVMAKNDVKKIVFSSTAAIYGEPKNIPILESDETKPTNAYGETKLAMEKMMKWADIAHGIKYISLRYFNVAGAHVSGVIGEDHSPETHLIPLILQVPLGKREFISIFGDDYDTHDGTCIRDYIHVSDLANAHILAVNKLRERSNSNIYNLGSGNGFTVKEMVEAARFVTGHSIPAKVCERRTGDPAKLVASSEKARHELGWQPKFETVEAMISSAWNWHKSHPNGFEM encoded by the coding sequence ATGATATTAGTTTGTGGGGGAGCTGGATATATAGGTAGTCATGCAGTAAGACAACTTATAGATAATTCAGAAGAGGTAATTATAGTTGACAACTTAGAAACAGGTCATAAAGGGGCAATACATCCAAAAGCTAAGTTCTACAATGTAGATATAAGAGATGAAAAAGAATTAGATATTGTATTTAAAGAAAATAAAATAGATGAAGTAATACATTTTGCAGCAAATTCATTAGTAGGGGAAAGTATGACAAATCCATTAAAGTACTATAACAATAATGTACATGGAACAGAAGTACTTTTAAATGTTATGGCAAAAAATGATGTAAAAAAAATTGTATTTTCATCAACAGCAGCAATATATGGAGAGCCTAAAAATATTCCAATTCTTGAAAGTGATGAAACAAAACCAACAAATGCATATGGTGAAACAAAGCTAGCTATGGAAAAAATGATGAAGTGGGCTGATATAGCACATGGTATTAAGTATATTTCCCTTAGATATTTTAATGTAGCAGGCGCTCATGTAAGTGGAGTAATAGGTGAAGATCATAGTCCAGAAACTCACTTAATACCACTGATACTTCAGGTTCCATTAGGAAAAAGGGAGTTTATATCTATATTTGGTGATGATTATGATACTCATGATGGAACATGTATAAGGGATTATATACATGTAAGTGATTTAGCCAATGCACACATATTAGCAGTTAATAAACTAAGAGAAAGATCTAATAGTAATATATATAACTTAGGTAGTGGAAATGGATTTACAGTAAAAGAGATGGTAGAAGCAGCTAGGTTTGTGACAGGACATTCTATACCTGCTAAAGTTTGTGAAAGAAGAACTGGAGATCCTGCTAAACTTGTGGCATCATCAGAAAAAGCTAGACACGAACTAGGGTGGCAACCTAAATTTGAAACTGTTGAGGCAATGATATCTTCTGCTTGGAATTGGCACAAAAGTCATCCAAATGGTTTTGAAATGTAG
- a CDS encoding galactokinase, whose translation MKENMIRIFTKVYGSDNDIRVFFSPGRVNLIGEHTDYNGGNVFPCALSFGTYGAIKLRDDKLIRMYSKNFDDLGIISFNIDNLKNEEKHNWSNYPKGVIDVLSKHGYSIDCGFDMVVFGNIPNGAGLSSSASIELLMGVMIDELFNFNIDRLDLVKFAQEAENKFIGVNCGIMDQFAIGMGRENSAILLDCNTLDYIYTPVDLTKEVIIIANTNKRRGLADSKYNERRNECETALKELKTKLNIKSLGELSEEEFENNKHLIRDNTRVKRARHAVYENQRTLKAVKALQNKDIYKFGQLMNDSHTSLKNDYEVTGIELDTLVELALRHEATIGSRMTGAGFGGCTVSIVKRELSEDFIKKVGKGYKELIGYDADFYTVSIGNGAREL comes from the coding sequence ATGAAAGAAAATATGATTCGAATTTTTACTAAAGTTTATGGGAGTGATAATGATATCCGAGTTTTTTTCTCACCAGGAAGAGTAAACTTAATAGGTGAGCATACTGATTATAATGGTGGAAATGTCTTTCCTTGTGCATTAAGTTTTGGAACATATGGAGCAATAAAATTAAGAGATGATAAATTAATTAGAATGTACTCTAAAAATTTTGATGATTTAGGTATAATAAGTTTTAATATAGATAATTTAAAAAATGAAGAAAAGCACAATTGGTCAAATTATCCAAAGGGGGTTATAGATGTTTTAAGTAAACATGGTTACAGTATAGATTGTGGATTTGATATGGTTGTATTTGGAAATATACCAAATGGTGCAGGCCTTTCATCATCAGCATCCATAGAACTTTTAATGGGGGTTATGATAGATGAATTATTTAATTTTAATATAGATAGATTAGATTTAGTAAAGTTTGCTCAAGAGGCTGAAAATAAATTTATAGGTGTTAATTGTGGTATAATGGATCAATTTGCAATAGGTATGGGTAGAGAAAATAGTGCGATTTTATTAGATTGTAACACTTTGGATTATATATACACTCCAGTTGATTTAACTAAAGAAGTGATTATAATTGCTAATACTAATAAGAGAAGAGGATTAGCAGATTCTAAATACAATGAAAGAAGAAATGAATGTGAAACTGCATTAAAAGAGCTTAAAACAAAACTTAATATAAAGTCATTAGGCGAACTAAGTGAAGAAGAGTTTGAAAACAATAAGCATTTAATTAGAGATAACACTAGAGTCAAGAGAGCAAGACATGCTGTCTACGAGAATCAAAGAACTTTAAAAGCTGTTAAAGCTTTGCAAAACAAAGATATATATAAATTTGGGCAGTTAATGAATGATTCACATACATCATTAAAAAATGATTATGAAGTAACAGGAATAGAGTTAGATACCTTAGTAGAACTTGCCTTAAGACATGAGGCTACGATAGGATCTAGGATGACAGGAGCTGGATTTGGAGGATGCACAGTATCTATAGTTAAAAGGGAATTAAGCGAAGATTTTATAAAAAAAGTAGGCAAAGGGTATAAAGAATTAATAGGGTATGATGCAGATTTTTATACTGTAAGCATAGGAAATGGAGCGAGAGAACTATAA